A window of Phenylobacterium sp. NIBR 498073 genomic DNA:
CGATGGAGTTCGTCACGGTCCGCACCGAGACCGACGCCCTGCTGCTGGAAATCAACCTGATCAAGCAGTTGAAGCCGCGCTTCAATGTGCTGCTGCGCGACGACAAGAGCTTTCCAGAGATCGTCATCCGGCGCGAGCATCCGGCCGCCCAGCTACGCAAGCATCGCGGCGCGCACACCATCAAGGGCGACTATTTCGGGCCGTTCGCCAGCGCGCTTTCGGTCAACAGGACCCTGAACACCCTGCAGAAGGCGTTCCTGCTGCGCTCGTGTTCGGACAGCGTCTACGAGAGCCGCACGCGCCCGTGCATGCTGCACCAGATCAAGCGCTGCGCGGCGCCGTGCACAGGGCTGATCAGCCTGGAGGACTACGCCGGCCTGGTCGATCAGGCCGAAGACTTCCTGCGCGGCAAGAGCCGGGCGGTGGTCGGCAGGCTGTCGGCCGAGATGCAGGCGGCCTCCGATGAGATGGAGTTCGAGCGCGCCGCCCGCATCCGCGACCGTATCCGCGCGCTGGCCTCGGTTTCGCAGGAACAGCAGATCAACCCCGAGACCCTGGAGGAGGCGGACGTCTTCGCGCTCCATGCCGAGGGCGGACAGGCCTGCGTGCAGGTGTTCTTCTTCCGCGCCGGCCAGAACTGGGGCAACCGAGCCTACTTCCCGCGGGTCGACAAGTCCGACGAGGACCCCGACGTCATGTCGGCGTTCCTCGGCCAGTTCTACGACGACAAGCCGATCCCCAAGCTGATCCTGACCAATATCGAGCCGGCCGAGTGCGAGCTGCTGTCGGAAGCCTTCGCCGTGAAAGCCGGGCGCAAGGTCGAGATCAACCAGCCCAAGCGCGGCGAGAAGGCCCAGTTGGTCGAGCACGCCCTGACCAACGCGCGCGAGGCGCTTGGCCGCAAGATGGCCGAAAGCTCGGCCCAGTCGAAACTGCTGGCCGGGGTCTGCGAGGCGTTCGGCCTGGAAGCCAATCCCGAGCGGATCGAGGTCTACGACAACGCCCACATCTCCGGGACCAACGCGGTCGGCGGCATGATCGTGGCGGGGCCCGACGGCTTCCAGAAGGGCCAGTACCGCAAGTTCAACATCAAGGGGACCGACCTCACCCCCGGCGACGACTACGGCATGATGAAGGAGGTGATGCGTCGCCGCTTCTCGCGCCTGGTCAAGGAGGAGGAGGCCGGCGAGAACCCGGTGCGCCCAGACCTGGTGCTGGTCGACGGCGGCGCAGGGCAACTAGCCGCGGTGCTGGAAGTCATGGCTGACATCGGCGTGGACGACATCAACGTCGTCGGCGTCGCCAAGGGGCCGGACCGCGACGCCGGGCTGGAGCGGTTCTTCATCGAGGGCAAGACGCCCTTCATGCTCGAGCCGAAATCGCCGGTGCTCTACTACCTGCAGCGCCTGCGCGACGAGGCCCACCGCTTCGCCAACGGCAGCCACCAGACCCGCCGGGCCATGGACATCAAGAAGAACCCGCTTGATGAGATCGACGGGGTGGGGCCTGGCCGCAAGCGGGCCCTGCTGCACGCCTTCGGCTCGGCGCGCGGGGTCAGCCGCGCCTCGGTCGACGATCTGGCCAAGGTGGACGGGGTGAGCGAGGCGCTCGCCCAGAGGATTTTCGACTTCTTCCGCAAAAGCTAGATCTGCGGTTAGTCTGCCGCCCCGACGAGGAGAGGCCCATGATCCGCATCGCCGCCGTCGCCGTGTTCGCGACCATGGTCCCCGCGGCCAGTGAGGCGAGCTCGCCCGACGCCTGGGAGGAGTTCCGCGCCGACGTCGCCGCCAAGTGCCTGGCCGCGGCCAAGACCACCGGCATGACGTCTCCGGAGGTGTTGGTTCATCCGCTGGGTACGCAGACCTACGGGCTTGCCGTGCTACGGGAAGGCGCGGACAAGCGAATCTGCGTCTATGTCAAGCAAACCCAGAAGGTCGAGCTGACGCCGGCCACCTAAAGGACCGCACTGCGTTAAAGCCGCCATGAAAGCTCTACCGAACATCCTGACTTCGCTGCGGCTGGTCCTGACCCTCTTCGTGTTTCTGGCGCTGGCGACGGCGGCCGGGGCGGTGCCCTATGTCAGCGAGCACCTGACGCCCGAGGCGCAGTTTTCGCTGCAGCGCTGGGCCTTCTGGTCGTTCGTGATCGCCGCGGTCACCGATTTCTTCGACGGCTGGCTGGCGCGCAAGCTGGACGCGGTCAGCGTCTGGGGCGCGATCCTCGACCCGATCGGCGACAAGGTGCTGGTCTGCGGCGCGATCCTCGGCCTGCTGGCCATGGGCGGCCAGCCGGCGGTGGTGCTGCCGGCCGGGCTGATGCTGTTCCGCGAGTTCACGGTCAGCGCGCTGCGCGAGGTCGGCGCCGGCAAGGGCGTGAAGCTGCCGGTCACCATGCTGGCCAAGTGGAAGACGACGCTGCAGCTCACCGCCCTGGCGGCCGAGCTGCTGGTCGCCTCGTGGGGCGCCTTCGGCCTGCCGCCGGAACCGGCCATCGAGCAGCCGGTCACCCTGTTCGCCCATGGCCTGATGTGGCTGGCGACCATCGTCACCCTGATCACCGGCGCCCAGTATTGGGAGCAGACCCGCAAGGCGCTCAGCGCCCTATAGACTGCCGTCGACGTGTCATCCCGGAAGTCGCATAGCGACTGTCCGGGGCCCATGAACACCAGATGGGCACGTGCTGGCGCGGCCGCGCCTCATACCGCCAGGACAGCGCAAATGGGTCCCGGTCTTCGGCTGCCCCGAAACCGGGATGACACCCCTAGCGCCGGGCTGAGCTCCGTCAGGCCGGCGCTTTCTCGGCGGCGCGGGCCTTCACGCGCTCGACCCAGGCGACGATGTTCTTGTTGTCCGGGTTGATCGGCTGGCCGACCGAGGCGCCGAACTGCAGGAAGCAGAACAGCAGGATGTCGGCCAGGGTGAAACGGTCGCCCGCCACCCAGGTCTTGCCGGTCATCAGGCCGTCCAGCCAGGTGATCTTCTCCTGGGCCAGTTCCTTCAGGTCGCCGGCGGCGTGCGGGATGGTGCGCAGGCGGCTCTGGAACAGCGGCAGGCCCTCGGCGAACCGGAAGCCGTTGGCCATCGGCTCGCAGATGTTGAGGTCGATGCGGCGCACCCACATGCGGGTGGCGGCGCGCTCCTCGGGCGTCGAGCCGATCAGAGACGGGCCGGCGAACTTCTCGTCGAGGTATTCGCAAATGGCGGTGATCTCGGCCAGGTACGAGCCGTCGTCCAGCTCCAGGCAGGGCAGCTGGCCGGCCGGGTTCTTGGCGACGTAGGGCGGCTGGCGGTTTTCGCCGGCCATCAGGTCGACCTTCTCGGTCGGAACCTGCGCGCCTTTCTCGGCCAGGAACATGGCCACGACGGCCGGATTGGGGCCCATCGACGTGTAGAGTTTCATGCCGTCCTCCCTGGACTTTTGTGCGGCCGGCATTTGGCGCGGTTTACGTTGGGGCTATCAAGCCCCAAGCGCCCTCAGGACATGGGATTGGCCGCCGGCGGCGGCTCGGGCAGGGGGATGAATTCCTGGTCGTCGGCGTCGGGCAGCTTCATGCGTCCGGCCCGCCAGTCGGCCTTGGCCTGTTCCAGGCGGTCCTTGGACGAGGAGACGAAGTTCCACTCGATCAGGCGTGGGCCGATCGGCTCGCCGCCCAGCAGCATGACGATGGCGTCGCTGATCGCAGTGAACAGGACCGGCTGGCCGGGCTCGAAGACCAGCATCTGGCCCTCGTGGAACTGGCGCCCGTCAACCTCGACCATGCCCTGGGCGACATAGGCCGCGCGCTCGGGGTACTCGGCGGGAAGCTGCGCCCGGGCGCCGGCGTTCAGGTGCCAGTGGACATAGAACATCGGCGAATGGGTTTTTACGGGGGACGAGGCGCCGAAGGCCTGGCCGGCGATCAGCCGCGCCCACATGCCCTTTTCCTCATGCGTCGGCAGGACGTCCGGCGAGTAGTGGTTGAACGCGGGGGCCATCTCCTCGTCTTCGACCGGCAGGGCGATCCAGGTCTGGATGCCGTTCATCCGGCCGCCCTTTTCGCGCAGGGTCTCGAAGCGCTCGGAATGGGTGATGCCGCTGCCGGCGGTCATCCAGTTCACCTCGCCCGGCCGGATCGGCTGGGTGACGCCGACGGAATCGCGGTGAGTCATCTCGCCCTCGAACAAGTAGGAGAGCGTCGAAAGCCCGATGTGCGGGTGGGGGCGCACGTCGACCTCGCGGCCGAAGCCGGCCTGGAAATCTGCCGGCCCCATGTGATCGAAGAAGATGAAGGGGCCGATCATCCGACGCTTGGCGAACGGCAGGACGCGGCCGACTTCGAACCCGCCGAGGTCTTTGCGGCGTTGGTCTATGACGAGGTCGATCATGGTCCGGCTCCCTGCGCAGGTTCCTGCGAGGGAGCGCAGGAACGAGGCTAGCCTTGCGCGCTCACATAGGGGCTGACAAGGCCGAGCGGCGCGGCGGTGGTGTTCTTCACCGACCGGATCACGATGCGGCTCTCGATGTTCGACACCAGGCCCAGCGACAGGATCTTGTCGCGCAGGAAATCGTCGAACGCATGCATGTCGCGGGTCACGACGCGCAGCTCGTAGTCGGCCGCGCCGGTGACGGTGGCGCACTGGACCACCTCGGGCAGCTTGGTGATCGCGGTCTCGAAGGCGTCGAGGTTGTCCTTGGTCGGCAGGCTCAGCTTGACGGTGCAGTAGACCTCGAAGCCCAGGCCCAGCAGGTCGCGGTCGAGAATGGTCACCCGGCGCTGAATGACGCCCGTATCTTCCAGCCGCTTGATCCGCCGCCAGCAGGGGCTGGAGGACAAACCGACCCGTTCAGCGATCTCGGCGACCGACAATCCGGCGTCGTGCTGGATGAGATCCAGAATCTTGGCATCGACCGCGTCGAGGGCCTCGGACAATTTTTCCTCCATCAAACCGCATAATTCGGCGTCAATCTTGCCCCGAAATGACCTTGCGGGGGCACGCCTTTGGCAAGCAATTCCATCGATCTTATATGATCTTCTATTGGCATTGGGGAGCCGAAAAGGAAAGATATTGCTATGCGGCACGCTGACGTGACGCTCGACGACAAATTCCTGCTCACGGAAGGTCGAGTTTTCATCACGGGCGTCCAGGCGCTGCTCCGGGTGATGATCGATCAGCACCGTCTGGACAAGGCCGCGGGCCTCAACACGGCCGGTTTCGTCTCCGGTTATCGCGGTTCGCCGCTCGGCGGGCTGGATCAGCAGGCGCATCGCGCCGCCAAGTTCCTCAAGGACGCCGAGGTCGTCTTCAAGGAGGGCCTCAACGAGGACCTCGCCGCGACCGCGGTCTGGGGCAGTCAGCAGGCCAACCTGTTCCCGGGGGCCAAGTTCGATGGCGTCACCGGCATGTGGTACGGCAAGGCCCCCGGGGTCGACCGCACCGGCGACGCCTTCAAGCACGCCAACTTCGCCGGCACCTGGGCCAAGGGCGGCGTGCTGGCGGTGGCCGGCGACGACCACACCTGCAAGTCCTCGACCCTGCCGTCGCAGTCGGAATACGCTTTCCAGGACTTCGAAATGCCGGTGCTGTCGCCGGCCGACGTGCAGGAAGTGCTCGACTTCGGCCTGATGGGCATCGCCATGTCGCGGTTCTCAGGCCTGTGGGTCGGGCTGATTGCGCTGGCCGACACCATGGACTCCGGCGTCACCATCGACGTGTCGGTCAATCGCCACCAGATCACGACGCCGACGAACTTCACCATGCCGGCCGGCGGCCTCGGCATCCGGCTGAAGGACCAGCCGCTGGAAAAGGAGCGCCGGCTCCGCAACTTCAAGATCCCGGCCGCTTTGGCCTTCGCCCGGGCCAATCGCCTGGATCGGGTGATGCTCGGCTCCTCGCGCCCGCGCCTGGGCATCGTCTGCCAGGGCCAGGCCTACAAGGACGTCATCGAGGCGCTCGCGGCCATGGGCATCTCGGCCGCCCAGGCCTCGGACCTCGGCGTCGCCATCTACAAGGTCGGCATGCCCTGGCCGCTGGAGCCGACCGGACTGCGCGCCTTCGCCGCCGGCCTCGAGACCCTGATGGTGGTCGAGCACAAGCGCCCGCTAATCGAGACACAGGCCCGCGCCGCCCTCTACGACCTGCCGGCCCACGCCCGCCCGAAGATCATCGGCAAGGTGGACGAGCAGGGTCACCCGCTGCTGTCCGAGCTCGGCTCGCTATCGGTGGCCGAGGTCGCGCTCGCCATCGCCGACCGGCTTCCGCCCGGCCCGCACATGGAGCGGGTGCACGACTACCTTTCCCGCGTCTCGGCCGCCTCGATGGCCGCCGTGACCCTAGCCGCCGACCAGCAGCGCAAGCCGTTCTTCTGCTCCGGCTGCCCGCACAACACCTCGACGCGGCTGCCGGAGGGGACCCGCGCCCTGGCCGGGATCGGCTGCCATTACATGGCCAGCTTCAACGACCCGCAGACCGACCTGAACAGCCACATGGGCGGCGAGGGGCTGACCTGGGTCGGCTCGGCGCCGTTCACCAGCGAGCCGCATGTGTTCGTGAACCTGGGCGACGGCACCTACAACCACTCCGGTTCGTTGGCGATCCGCGCGTCGGTCGCGGCGAACAGCCACGTCACCTACAAGCTGCTGTTCAACGACGCCGTCGCCATGACCGGCGGCCAGGCGGCCGAGAGCGGCTTCACGCCCGCCCAGATCACTCGCCAGCTGGCCTCGGAGGGCGTGACCAAGACCGTCATCGTCGCCGACGATCCCAGCCGCTACGAGGGCGTCACCGACCTCGCGCCAGGCGTCGAGGTCAAGCCGCGCTCCAAGCTGATGGACGTGCAGAAGATGCTGCGCGAGACGCCCGGCACCACGGTTCTGCTCTATGATCAGGTCTGCGCCACGGAGAAGCGCCGTCGCCGCAAGCGCGGTTCGATGGAGGTCGCCACCAAGCGCGTCTTCATCAACCCCCTGGTCTGCGAGGGCTGTGGCGACTGCTCGAAGAAGTCGAACTGCGTCTCGGTCGAGCCGCTGAACACCGAGTTCGGCCGCAAGCGCAAGATCAACCAGTCGAGCTGCAACACCGACTATTCCTGCCTGCAGGGGTTCTGTCCGTCCTTCATCACCATCGAAGGCGGCGAAAACGCCCAGGCCAAGTCGATGCCGGCCCTGACCGCCGACTCCACTCCGCTGCCGACGTTCGAGCCGCTGGAAGGCGTGCGCAACATCGTCTTCACCGGCATCGGCGGCACCG
This region includes:
- the uvrC gene encoding excinuclease ABC subunit UvrC translates to MPTEVTADAPLQGAALIKDEVRRLPDAPGVYRMMGEGGEVLYVGKARSLKKRVLQYAQGRFHTQRIALMVDLTRSMEFVTVRTETDALLLEINLIKQLKPRFNVLLRDDKSFPEIVIRREHPAAQLRKHRGAHTIKGDYFGPFASALSVNRTLNTLQKAFLLRSCSDSVYESRTRPCMLHQIKRCAAPCTGLISLEDYAGLVDQAEDFLRGKSRAVVGRLSAEMQAASDEMEFERAARIRDRIRALASVSQEQQINPETLEEADVFALHAEGGQACVQVFFFRAGQNWGNRAYFPRVDKSDEDPDVMSAFLGQFYDDKPIPKLILTNIEPAECELLSEAFAVKAGRKVEINQPKRGEKAQLVEHALTNAREALGRKMAESSAQSKLLAGVCEAFGLEANPERIEVYDNAHISGTNAVGGMIVAGPDGFQKGQYRKFNIKGTDLTPGDDYGMMKEVMRRRFSRLVKEEEAGENPVRPDLVLVDGGAGQLAAVLEVMADIGVDDINVVGVAKGPDRDAGLERFFIEGKTPFMLEPKSPVLYYLQRLRDEAHRFANGSHQTRRAMDIKKNPLDEIDGVGPGRKRALLHAFGSARGVSRASVDDLAKVDGVSEALAQRIFDFFRKS
- the pgsA gene encoding CDP-diacylglycerol--glycerol-3-phosphate 3-phosphatidyltransferase: MKALPNILTSLRLVLTLFVFLALATAAGAVPYVSEHLTPEAQFSLQRWAFWSFVIAAVTDFFDGWLARKLDAVSVWGAILDPIGDKVLVCGAILGLLAMGGQPAVVLPAGLMLFREFTVSALREVGAGKGVKLPVTMLAKWKTTLQLTALAAELLVASWGAFGLPPEPAIEQPVTLFAHGLMWLATIVTLITGAQYWEQTRKALSAL
- a CDS encoding glutathione S-transferase family protein produces the protein MKLYTSMGPNPAVVAMFLAEKGAQVPTEKVDLMAGENRQPPYVAKNPAGQLPCLELDDGSYLAEITAICEYLDEKFAGPSLIGSTPEERAATRMWVRRIDLNICEPMANGFRFAEGLPLFQSRLRTIPHAAGDLKELAQEKITWLDGLMTGKTWVAGDRFTLADILLFCFLQFGASVGQPINPDNKNIVAWVERVKARAAEKAPA
- a CDS encoding pirin family protein, with translation MIDLVIDQRRKDLGGFEVGRVLPFAKRRMIGPFIFFDHMGPADFQAGFGREVDVRPHPHIGLSTLSYLFEGEMTHRDSVGVTQPIRPGEVNWMTAGSGITHSERFETLREKGGRMNGIQTWIALPVEDEEMAPAFNHYSPDVLPTHEEKGMWARLIAGQAFGASSPVKTHSPMFYVHWHLNAGARAQLPAEYPERAAYVAQGMVEVDGRQFHEGQMLVFEPGQPVLFTAISDAIVMLLGGEPIGPRLIEWNFVSSSKDRLEQAKADWRAGRMKLPDADDQEFIPLPEPPPAANPMS
- a CDS encoding Lrp/AsnC family transcriptional regulator, coding for MSEALDAVDAKILDLIQHDAGLSVAEIAERVGLSSSPCWRRIKRLEDTGVIQRRVTILDRDLLGLGFEVYCTVKLSLPTKDNLDAFETAITKLPEVVQCATVTGAADYELRVVTRDMHAFDDFLRDKILSLGLVSNIESRIVIRSVKNTTAAPLGLVSPYVSAQG
- a CDS encoding indolepyruvate ferredoxin oxidoreductase family protein, whose protein sequence is MRHADVTLDDKFLLTEGRVFITGVQALLRVMIDQHRLDKAAGLNTAGFVSGYRGSPLGGLDQQAHRAAKFLKDAEVVFKEGLNEDLAATAVWGSQQANLFPGAKFDGVTGMWYGKAPGVDRTGDAFKHANFAGTWAKGGVLAVAGDDHTCKSSTLPSQSEYAFQDFEMPVLSPADVQEVLDFGLMGIAMSRFSGLWVGLIALADTMDSGVTIDVSVNRHQITTPTNFTMPAGGLGIRLKDQPLEKERRLRNFKIPAALAFARANRLDRVMLGSSRPRLGIVCQGQAYKDVIEALAAMGISAAQASDLGVAIYKVGMPWPLEPTGLRAFAAGLETLMVVEHKRPLIETQARAALYDLPAHARPKIIGKVDEQGHPLLSELGSLSVAEVALAIADRLPPGPHMERVHDYLSRVSAASMAAVTLAADQQRKPFFCSGCPHNTSTRLPEGTRALAGIGCHYMASFNDPQTDLNSHMGGEGLTWVGSAPFTSEPHVFVNLGDGTYNHSGSLAIRASVAANSHVTYKLLFNDAVAMTGGQAAESGFTPAQITRQLASEGVTKTVIVADDPSRYEGVTDLAPGVEVKPRSKLMDVQKMLRETPGTTVLLYDQVCATEKRRRRKRGSMEVATKRVFINPLVCEGCGDCSKKSNCVSVEPLNTEFGRKRKINQSSCNTDYSCLQGFCPSFITIEGGENAQAKSMPALTADSTPLPTFEPLEGVRNIVFTGIGGTGVTTVASILAMAAHVDGRASSVVDMTGLAQKGGAVFSHVRIGETEETVVGGRVPAASANVLIACDILSAAGADALALYAKDRTAAVGNEDFAPTADFVSDRDVRFDAGLMSRKIKAATKTYDECPAHHLAESNFGDAIYANMIMVGFAWQKGLIPLSSRAVYRAIRLNGVQAEANLQAFELGRRVAHDPSLARAAEDHTPTPETMPLDELIAHRTRELTGYQDAAYARRYADQVAKVAAAEEPLGSDKLTRAVAVNLYKLMAYKDEYEVARLYTDGRFTQERNAAFKGGKTKILLSPPLIAPKGPDGKPKKIEFSGWMLETAFPIMARMKGLRGGPLDIFGRTEERRMERSLIADYEAGLAKLLAGLDAERLPLATKIAAVPQAIRGFGHIKEVAVKVAKAEEAKLWAKWEA